The segment GCGCGCTCGGCCAGCTTGGCCGACAACTCGTCGTGACCGTGGAAGATCAACCGCCGGCCCCGTTCACGCCGTGCCGCCGGCTTGCCGACGTCGTGGAGCAGGGCCGCCCAGCGCACAACGAGCTTGTCCCGGGGGGCGCGATCGCAGGTCAGCAGGCTGTGGTCGTAAACGTCCAGTTCGTGACGGCCGCCCTGGGTCACGCCGTAGCAGTTCGCCAGCTCGGGCAGGCAGTGCTCCAGCAGACCGACGCGGCGCAGCAGCTCGAAGCAGACGCCGGGGCGCTCGGCGTTCAGGGCCTTGTTCAGCTCGGCGCCGACGCGTTCCCAGGCCACCCCGCGGGCGACGGCGGCGTTGTCGCGCAGGGCTCGTCGGAGGTCCGCGGTCGGCCCCAGCTCCAGCGTGGCCGCGAAACGGCAGGCCCGGTAAGCCCGCAGACCGTCCTCGGCCAGGCGCCGCTCCGGATCGCCCACCGCCCGCAGCACACCGCTCCGCAGATCGCTCAGGCCGCCGAAGGGGTCCAGCAGCTCACCCTCCGGCAGCTCCAGGGCCAGGGCGTTGACGGTGAAGTCCCGTCGGGCCAGGTCCTCCTCGATCGAGACCCCGAAGCGCACCTCGTCGGGACGACGGCCGTCGGAGTAACCGCCCTCGCCGCGCAGGGTCGTGACCTCGAAAACCCCTCCGCCGTGCTGCACCAACACCGTGCCGAAGCGGCGACCGACCTCCGGCGCGCCGGGAAAGGCCCGGCCGACGACGTCCGGCGTCAGGTCCGTGGCCAGATCGATCTCGCTCGGCTCCAGCTCGGTGCATAGCACCGGCAAGGACGGGCGCTCTTTGGCGAACCCGGGCCTGCGGCGCAGCAGGTCGCGCAGGGCGCCACCGACCAGCCAGACCCGGCCCCCGGCGGTACGCAGCCGTTCCACCACCTCGATCAAGGCCTCGGCTTTGTGTTGGTCGTCCATACCAGTTTCTCACGTCCCGGCTCAGCGGCGGCCCCGAGACCAAGAAGGGCCCGCCCGGGCCCTAGAGAATGTCGTAGAGCGCCGCGCCCGGCGGCGGTGACTTCAGCGCGCCCTCGTGCTTGAGCAGATACACCTTCAGCGCCAGCGAATGGTCGCTCTGATCGCCGTAGCCTCCCAGGGCGCCGTCGGTGCGGATCACCCGATGACAGGGCACGATCAGCGGCAGGGGGTTGACGCCGACCGCGTTGCCGACGGCCCGGGCCGCGCGGGGGTTATCGATCCTGCGAGCCAGCTCTCCGTAGCTAACCGTCTGTCCCAGCGGCACCCGGACCAGCTCCTCCCAGACCCGGCGCTGGAACTCCGTGCCGTCGAGGGCCAGGGGCAGATCGAAAACGGCGCCGGCGTCGGTGAAGTAGGCCTCGATACGCCGCGCCGCCCGCTGCAGCAGCGGCGACCACTCCCGCCGGGCGTCGGCTCCGGCCGCGTAACCGTCGCCGGCCAACAGGTGACAGTGGGTCAGCAGGCCGTCCTGCTCCTCCAGACCCACCCGGCCCCAACCACGCTCGGTCCACGGAGCCTCGATCAGCACCCGACGTATCGCCATTAACGACCTCTACTGAACCTGTTCGCTCATCCCGTAATCCAGCGCCAGCTTCCACTTCCCGTCGACGTAACGGAAAAAACTGGCGTTCTCCAACTCGCCCTCCGTGCCCGGATAGCGCCAATGGACCTCGGCGGTGCCCTGGGCCGGGTCCAGGTTGAGCACCTTCAGATCGTCCTCGCCGAAGGACTTCGCGAAGGCCTCCTCGTGGGCCGACCAGCTGCGCTCGATCTCCTCCTCCAGCGTTCCCAGCTCCGGATAGTCAGCGTAGGCCTGACGCATGAACTCCAGGGATTCCGTGGAGTAGAAGCCCAGCACCTCGTCGTAATCCCCGCGGCGCACGGCGCGCACCACCGCCAGGAAAGCCCCGCGGACCTCGCCCACCGGGTCGGCGCTCTCCACCAGGCCCTCCCCGTCCTCCGGGGGGGTCTCGACTTCCGTCTCGCCGTCTTCTCCGCAACCGAGGAAACCCAGGGCCAGCAGAACCGTCAATACCATCCACAACCACGCCGTGCG is part of the Candidatus Coatesbacteria bacterium genome and harbors:
- a CDS encoding HD domain-containing protein; the protein is MDDQHKAEALIEVVERLRTAGGRVWLVGGALRDLLRRRPGFAKERPSLPVLCTELEPSEIDLATDLTPDVVGRAFPGAPEVGRRFGTVLVQHGGGVFEVTTLRGEGGYSDGRRPDEVRFGVSIEEDLARRDFTVNALALELPEGELLDPFGGLSDLRSGVLRAVGDPERRLAEDGLRAYRACRFAATLELGPTADLRRALRDNAAVARGVAWERVGAELNKALNAERPGVCFELLRRVGLLEHCLPELANCYGVTQGGRHELDVYDHSLLTCDRAPRDKLVVRWAALLHDVGKPAARRERGRRLIFHGHDELSAKLAERALRRLKLPGELRRRVVHLVRRHMFLYTSEWGDAAVRRFVRRIGVEHLADLFDLVIADRSAHRREELYAPPADIVALMKRIEGLGVAGAALELGDLAIDGRDLLRLTGREPGPWVGRLLERLLEEVLDNPELNERDVLLQRAGELSAEEENLD
- a CDS encoding methylated-DNA--[protein]-cysteine S-methyltransferase — encoded protein: MAIRRVLIEAPWTERGWGRVGLEEQDGLLTHCHLLAGDGYAAGADARREWSPLLQRAARRIEAYFTDAGAVFDLPLALDGTEFQRRVWEELVRVPLGQTVSYGELARRIDNPRAARAVGNAVGVNPLPLIVPCHRVIRTDGALGGYGDQSDHSLALKVYLLKHEGALKSPPPGAALYDIL